One Pieris napi chromosome Z, ilPieNapi1.2, whole genome shotgun sequence DNA window includes the following coding sequences:
- the LOC125062134 gene encoding sodium- and chloride-dependent neutral and basic amino acid transporter B(0+)-like, translating to MFLKFKIWKARARSYLGILALSFSLNTTWRIPRDAFHYGGLTFALLVTIALVMVALPVVLLQLSMGQLSQQDPVGVWTAVPLFKGVGYLRLLITYTASICVIIYLAMSATIFLYTINNSIPFGVCTDLLDIAGQEPEVVNYNATLCFNETFFSPIREKPEYYIALSLLIVFIWLLFPFILYRPVKSLRVIFFVLGPTAPILWIIILSAAGDKTSLSWFSKRDDWVNLLRPHIWNKAIAQALITAHVAGGFLISSGDSIFVTSDVEWTSLSLVGSNIITVWFGLIVWFALGDAEAGNDVFAVLTRTYNFTIEKNLSTVWPILIFATLFLSGLISIVSLLYPLYDRFRRIQGVKWRYISIGSSLVGSGLAIALLLDHNALILLEDTVLPFLVNFTTIIEISAFVFVYGWNLLLHDIEFLTGRELLRFWVWGLCSVPGIIAPILIWWYTTHYLTAPQWTQAPWAATGLTAATTITIIIIISFAIYSVARQVQYDTISKMKSSIRPSRHWGPRDPIAHYYWLMRRDEADPHAPRSRYHRRNLGQFSGTSSVLSIPKSQEISDVPKEVKRRSNSDDWLYSYRKEYLAELFEMHYPTRRRSKSLDWPKTIDKVKTNSRTSTDASVIIVENNVTSKC from the exons ATGTTCTTAAAATTTAAG atTTGGAAAGCGAGGGCGCGTTCGTATCTTGGCATATTGGCTCTTTCCTTCAGCCTGAACACCACATGGCGAATTCCACGTGACGCATTCCACTATGGTGGATTAACATTTGCCCTCCTCGTTACTATAGCGCTGGTAATGGTCGCCTTGCCAGTAGTACTGTTGCAATTGTCAATGGGTCAATTAAGCCAGCAAGATCCCGTAGGAGTTTGGACGGCTGTCCCTCTGTTTAAAG GGGTTGGATACCTACGGCTCTTGATTACATATACTGCATCAATTTGTGTCATCATATATCTTGCAATGTCCGCCACGATTTTCCTGTATACTATCAACAACTCCATTCCCTTTGGAGTATGCACTGATCTGTTAGATATAGCG GGTCAGGAGCCTGAAGTGGTCAATTACAACGCCACACTATGTTTTAA CGAGACGTTTTTTTCTCCCATACGTGAGAAGCCAGAATACTATATTGCATTATCGCTGCTTATTGTTTTCATTTGGCTCCTCTTTCCTTTTAT aCTTTACAGACCTGTGAAGTCGTTGAGAGTAATTTTCTTCGTATTGGGCCCAACTGCCCCAATACTGTggattataattttatcagCTGCTGGAGATAAAACTAGTCTTAGCTGGTTTAGTAAGAGAGACGACTGGGTAAATTTGTTGAGGCCACACATATGGAATAAGGCAATAGCCCAAGCGTTGATAACTGCTCATGTAGCTGGGGGCTTTCTTATATCATCTGGAGACTCAATATTTGTGACTTCGGATGTGGAATG GACCTCGCTTTCATTAGTTGGAAGTAACATTATAACAGTTTGGTTTGGGTTGATTGTATGGTTTGCCCTCGGCGATGCAGAGGCTGGTAATGATGTGTTTGCAGTGCTGACTCGGACATACAATTTTACTATAGAGAAAAACCTCAGTACTGTGTGgcctattttaatatttgcgaCGTTATTTTTATCAGGATTAATAAGTATT gTATCTCTACTCTATCCTTTATATGATCGGTTTCGTCGTATCCAAGGAGTCAAATGGCGATATATTTCAATTGGAAGCTCCTTAGTCGGATCAGGCCTAGCAATTGCGTTATTACTTGATCACAATGCACTAATTTTATTAGAGGATACAGTGTTGCCGTTTCTTGTTAATTTTACTACTATAATTGAAATATCCGCTTTCGTTTTTGTATATG GATGGAATTTGCTTTTACACGATATAGAATTTCTAACTGGCAGAGAGTTACTACGCTTTTGGGTTTGGGGACTATGTTCAGTTCCTGGTATTATAGCACCAATTCTAATTTGGTGGTACACAACTCACTATTTAACAGCGCCACAGTGGACACAAGCGCCGTGGGCAGCGACTGGTCTAACGGCAGCAACAACAATAaccattataattataatatctttTGCTATATATTCGGTTGCTCGACAAGTCCAATATGATACTATCtcg AAAATGAAATCATCTATACGACCTTCGCGGCATTGGGGACCCAGAGATCCTATAGCGCATTACTATTGGTTAATGAGACGTGACGAAGCAGATCCTCACGCTCCACGATCTAGGTACCACAGACGAAACTTGGGACAATTCTCCGGCACGTCTAGTGTTTTAAGTATACCTAAATCACAGGAAATTAGCGATGTACCTAAAGAAGTCAAGAGACGTTCCAATTCTGATGATTGGCTTTATAGTTATCGAAAAGAATACCTAGcagaattatttgaaatgcaTTACCCAACAAGACGAAGATCGAAGTCTCTAGATTGGCCAAAGACAATAGACAAAGTAAAAACGAACAGCCGAACTTCCACCGACGCCTCTGTTATAATAGTTGAAAATAATGTTACTTCTAAATGTTAG